From a single Leopardus geoffroyi isolate Oge1 chromosome E1, O.geoffroyi_Oge1_pat1.0, whole genome shotgun sequence genomic region:
- the HES7 gene encoding transcription factor HES-7 isoform X1 — protein sequence MVTRDRAENRDGPKMLKPLVEKRRRDRINRSLEELRLLLLEQTRDQNLRNPKLEKAEILEFAVGYLRERSRVEPPGVPRSPAQDAEALASCYLSGFRECLLRLAAFAHDASPAARAQLFSALHVYLRPKPPRLEPVDPRPQAPRPPLDPAAPVPGPALHQRPPVHQGPLSPRCAWSPSPCSPRAGDPGAPAPLTGLLPPPPPPPPHRQDGAPKAPPPPPPAFWRPWP from the exons ATGGTCACTCGGGATCGAGCGGAGAATAGGGACGGCCCCAAG ATGCTGAAGCCGCTTGTGGAGAAGCGGCGCCGGGACCGCATCAACCGCAGCCTGGAAGAGCTGAGGCTCCTGCTGTTGGAGCAGACCCGGGACCAG AACCTCCGCAACCCGAAGCTGGAGAAAGCAGAGATACTGGAGTTCGCCGTGGGCTACTTGAGGGAGCGGAGCCGGGTGGAGCCCCCGG GGGTTCCCCGGTCCCCAGCCCAGGACGCCGAGGCGCTCGCCAGCTGCTACCTGTCCGGCTTCCGCGAGTGCCTGCTCCGCCTGGCGGCCTTCGCGCACGACGCCAGCCCGGCCGCCCGCGCCCAGCTCTTCTCCGCGCTGCACGTCTACCTGCGCCCCAAGCCGCCCCGACTGGAGCCGGTAGATCCGAGGCCCCAGGCGCCGCGCCCACCGCTGGACCCCGCCGCCCCGGTGCCCGGCCCCGCGCTGCACCAGCGCCCCCCAGTGCACCAGGGCCCCCTTAGCCCGCGCTGCGCCTGGTCCCCGTCCCCCTGTTCCCCCCGCGCCGGGGATCCCGGCGCGCCGGCGCCCCTCACCGgactgctgccgccgccgccgccgccgccgccgcacaGACAAGACGGGGCGCCCAaggccccgccgcccccgccgcccgccttCTGGAGACCTTGGCCCTGA
- the HES7 gene encoding transcription factor HES-7 isoform X2 — protein sequence MLKPLVEKRRRDRINRSLEELRLLLLEQTRDQNLRNPKLEKAEILEFAVGYLRERSRVEPPGVPRSPAQDAEALASCYLSGFRECLLRLAAFAHDASPAARAQLFSALHVYLRPKPPRLEPVDPRPQAPRPPLDPAAPVPGPALHQRPPVHQGPLSPRCAWSPSPCSPRAGDPGAPAPLTGLLPPPPPPPPHRQDGAPKAPPPPPPAFWRPWP from the exons ATGCTGAAGCCGCTTGTGGAGAAGCGGCGCCGGGACCGCATCAACCGCAGCCTGGAAGAGCTGAGGCTCCTGCTGTTGGAGCAGACCCGGGACCAG AACCTCCGCAACCCGAAGCTGGAGAAAGCAGAGATACTGGAGTTCGCCGTGGGCTACTTGAGGGAGCGGAGCCGGGTGGAGCCCCCGG GGGTTCCCCGGTCCCCAGCCCAGGACGCCGAGGCGCTCGCCAGCTGCTACCTGTCCGGCTTCCGCGAGTGCCTGCTCCGCCTGGCGGCCTTCGCGCACGACGCCAGCCCGGCCGCCCGCGCCCAGCTCTTCTCCGCGCTGCACGTCTACCTGCGCCCCAAGCCGCCCCGACTGGAGCCGGTAGATCCGAGGCCCCAGGCGCCGCGCCCACCGCTGGACCCCGCCGCCCCGGTGCCCGGCCCCGCGCTGCACCAGCGCCCCCCAGTGCACCAGGGCCCCCTTAGCCCGCGCTGCGCCTGGTCCCCGTCCCCCTGTTCCCCCCGCGCCGGGGATCCCGGCGCGCCGGCGCCCCTCACCGgactgctgccgccgccgccgccgccgccgccgcacaGACAAGACGGGGCGCCCAaggccccgccgcccccgccgcccgccttCTGGAGACCTTGGCCCTGA